The following proteins are co-located in the Malus sylvestris chromosome 13, drMalSylv7.2, whole genome shotgun sequence genome:
- the LOC126595809 gene encoding vicilin Car i 2.0101-like, which translates to MLFIAKPKLPLLFLFLSTLVLATSLSSTLASRNQGKLQQYRQQCQQRCQGQGWQCQEQCKEQLKQLDQCQEQCQMQGQPQHQCQQMCRQQLEQGQGFNSNYGKQQQYRQQCQQRCQGQGRQCQEQCEDQLRQLDQCQEQCQMQGQPQHQCQQMCRQQLEQGQGFNSNQEKQQQYRQQCQQRCQGQGRQCQEQCKEQLRQLDQCQEQCRMQGQPQHQCQQMCREQLEQGQGFNSNQEKQQQYRQQCQQRCQGQGRQCQEQCKEQLRQLDQCQEQCRMQGQPQHQCQQMCREQLEQGQGFNSNQGKQQQYRQQCQQRCQGQGRQCQEQCKEQLRQLDQCQEQCRMQGQPQHQCQQMCREQLEQGQGFNSNQGKQQQYRQQCQQRCQGQGRQCQEQCEDQLRQLDQCQEQCQMQGQPQHQCQQMCRQQLEQGQGFNSNQEKQQQYRQQCQQRCQGQGRQCQEQCKEQLRQLDQCQEQCQMQGQPQHQCQQMCRRQLEQGQGIKMVVN; encoded by the coding sequence ATGCTGTTCATCGCCAAACCTAAGCTTCCCTTGTTGTTTTTGTTCCTCTCCACTCTTGTCCTCGCCACCTCTTTGTCTTCCACTCTTGCTTCTCGTAACCAGGGGAAGCTGCAGCAATATAGGCAGCAATGCCAGCAGCGTTGCCAGGGCCAAGGATGGCAGTGCCAGGAGCAGTGCAAAGAGCAGCTGAAGCAGCTAGATCAGTGCCAAGAACAGTGCCAGATGCAGGGGCAACCGCAACACCAATGCCAACAGATGTGTAGGCAGCAGCTTGAACAAGGGCAGGgatttaatagtaattatgggaagcagcaacaatataggcaACAATGCCAGCAGCGTTGCCAGGGCCAGGGACGCCAGTGCCAGGAGCAGTGCGAAGACCAGCTGAGGCAGCTAGATCAGTGCCAAGAACAGTGCCAGATGCAGGGGCAACCGCAACACCAATGCCAACAGATGTGTAGGCAACAGCTTGAACAAGGGCAGGGATTTAATAGTAATCAGGAGAAGCAGCAGCAATATAGGCAGCAGTGCCAGCAGCGTTGCCAGGGCCAGGGACGGCAGTGCCAGGAGCAGTGCAAAGAGCAGCTGAGGCAGCTAGATCAGTGCCAAGAACAGTGCCGGATGCAGGGGCAACCGCAACACCAATGCCAACAGATGTGTAGGGAGCAGCTTGAACAAGGGCAGGGATTTAATAGTAATCAGGAGAAGCAGCAGCAATATAGGCAGCAGTGCCAGCAACGTTGCCAGGGCCAGGGACGGCAGTGCCAGGAGCAGTGCAAAGAGCAGCTGAGGCAGCTAGATCAGTGCCAAGAACAGTGCCGGATGCAGGGGCAACCGCAACACCAATGCCAACAGATGTGTAGGGAGCAGCTTGAACAAGGGCAGGGATTTAATAGTAATCAAGGGAAGCAGCAGCAATATAGGCAGCAGTGCCAGCAACGTTGCCAGGGCCAGGGACGGCAGTGCCAGGAGCAGTGCAAAGAGCAGCTGAGGCAGCTAGATCAGTGCCAAGAACAGTGCCGGATGCAGGGGCAACCGCAACACCAATGCCAACAGATGTGTAGGGAGCAGCTTGAACAAGGGCAGGGATTTAATAGTAATCAAGGGAAGCAGCAGCAATATAGGCAGCAGTGCCAGCAGCGTTGCCAGGGCCAGGGACGGCAGTGCCAGGAGCAGTGCGAAGACCAGCTGAGGCAGCTAGATCAGTGCCAAGAACAGTGCCAAATGCAGGGGCAACCGCAACACCAATGCCAACAGATGTGTAGGCAACAGCTTGAACAAGGGCAGGGATTTAATAGTAATCAGGAGAAGCAGCAGCAATATAGGCAGCAGTGCCAGCAGCGTTGCCAGGGCCAGGGACGGCAGTGCCAGGAGCAGTGCAAAGAGCAGCTGAGGCAGCTAGATCAGTGCCAAGAACAGTGCCAGATGCAGGGGCAACCGCAACACCAATGCCAACAGATGTGTAGGCGGCAGCTTGAACAAGGGCAGGGCATAAAAATGGTGGTCAACTAG